In Cyanobium sp. WAJ14-Wanaka, a single genomic region encodes these proteins:
- the rimM gene encoding ribosome maturation factor RimM (Essential for efficient processing of 16S rRNA), with the protein MENGQSADLNEELMVVGKLVAAQGLKGELRILPLSDFSQRFTEAGQRWLQRRQDPPRSIELISGRQLPGKELFVVRLAGVESREAAEALVGEQLLVPANDRPQLAEGEFHLLDLVGLEVRLEGEKIGTISDLIHAGNDLLEIDLGVRKILVPFVEAIVPQVEIKAGWVAITPPPGLLEL; encoded by the coding sequence ATGGAAAACGGTCAAAGTGCCGACTTGAACGAAGAGTTGATGGTGGTGGGCAAGCTGGTGGCGGCCCAAGGGCTCAAGGGTGAGCTGCGCATTTTGCCCCTGAGCGATTTTTCCCAGCGCTTCACCGAGGCGGGTCAACGCTGGTTGCAACGCCGCCAGGATCCCCCGCGCAGCATCGAGCTAATCAGCGGCAGACAGCTGCCGGGCAAGGAGCTTTTTGTGGTGCGATTGGCCGGGGTGGAGAGCCGAGAAGCCGCTGAAGCCCTGGTGGGGGAGCAGCTCCTGGTGCCCGCCAACGATCGCCCCCAGCTGGCCGAGGGGGAATTTCACCTGCTCGATCTGGTGGGGCTTGAGGTGCGGCTCGAGGGCGAAAAGATTGGCACCATCAGCGACCTGATCCACGCCGGCAACGATCTGCTGGAAATCGACCTGGGCGTGCGCAAGATCCTGGTGCCCTTTGTGGAGGCGATCGTGCCCCAGGTGGAGATCAAGGCCGGCTGGGTGGCAATCACTCCACCGCCTGGCTTGCTGGAGCTCTAG
- a CDS encoding NAD(P)H dehydrogenase subunit NdhS translates to MAALPILPGSTVVVRDGRSIYNGYKGFVQRISGSRAAVLFEGGNWDKLVTLPLKTLEQA, encoded by the coding sequence ATGGCCGCTCTGCCGATCCTTCCCGGTTCCACGGTGGTGGTGCGCGATGGCCGCTCGATTTACAACGGCTACAAGGGCTTTGTGCAGCGGATCAGCGGCAGCCGGGCCGCGGTGCTGTTTGAGGGTGGCAACTGGGACAAGCTGGTGACCCTGCCGCTCAAGACCCTCGAGCAGGCCTGA
- the rnc gene encoding ribonuclease III, with amino-acid sequence MNPDRRQQLVAFLQTLGVDPLAPGGPGAADQALAPVEEALTHSSTGRVQNHERLEFLGDAVLRLAASDFLQQQHGELSVGRCSALRAQLVSDRWLAELGERCGIDAVLQLGPMASGDLAGKATVRAECAEALIGALYEAWGGRDGGGLQPVHQWLTPHWQAASRELLADPDLHNWKSALQEWSQAQAAGLPSYSCSEQSQVHADPKRFRCTVAINGEQRGEGSGPSRRAAEQDAARVAIASIRKGGPGLRPARGS; translated from the coding sequence ATGAACCCAGATCGCCGCCAGCAACTGGTTGCCTTTCTGCAGACGCTTGGGGTCGATCCCCTCGCCCCTGGCGGGCCCGGCGCTGCGGATCAGGCCCTGGCGCCGGTGGAGGAGGCCCTGACCCACAGCTCCACCGGCAGGGTCCAAAACCACGAGCGGTTGGAATTTTTAGGCGATGCGGTGCTGCGGCTGGCGGCCTCGGATTTTCTGCAGCAGCAGCATGGCGAGCTGAGCGTGGGGCGCTGCTCAGCCCTACGGGCCCAACTGGTCAGTGACCGCTGGCTGGCCGAGCTGGGGGAGCGCTGCGGCATTGATGCGGTGCTGCAGCTGGGGCCGATGGCCAGCGGCGACCTGGCGGGTAAAGCCACCGTGCGGGCCGAGTGTGCAGAAGCCCTGATCGGTGCCCTCTATGAGGCCTGGGGCGGCAGAGACGGTGGCGGGCTACAACCCGTGCACCAATGGCTCACGCCCCACTGGCAGGCAGCAAGCCGGGAGCTCCTGGCCGATCCCGACCTACACAACTGGAAATCGGCCCTACAGGAATGGAGCCAGGCCCAGGCCGCAGGTTTGCCCAGCTACAGCTGCAGCGAACAAAGCCAGGTGCATGCCGATCCAAAACGGTTTCGCTGCACGGTGGCGATCAATGGCGAGCAAAGGGGCGAGGGATCCGGGCCCTCTAGGCGCGCCGCCGAACAGGACGCGGCCCGGGTGGCCATCGCATCGATCCGCAAAGGCGGCCCTGGGCTCAGGCCTGCTCGAGGGTCTTGA
- a CDS encoding glycogen/starch/alpha-glucan phosphorylase — protein MTTPRNLRLPTPGCFADPDRSGLAAEDVFDGMTEHLFFTLGKLATTASRHDLYMALSFAVRDRLMTRYLAGIEALSATPTRVVAYLSAEFLIGPQLGNNLLMLGIQEEAAEALRRFGIDDINDILDVEEEPGLGNGGLGRLAACFLESLASLEIPATGYGIRYEFGIFDQLIRDGWQVEITDKWLKGGWPWEIPHPDQACFVGFGGRSESYKDEQGAYRVRWIPEEHAIGIPHDVPVLGYRVNTCDRLRLWRADATESFDFYAFNSGDYYGAVEEKVGSETLSKVLYPNDGTDEGRRLRLKQQHFFVSCSLQDMIRNLDARGIPITDFPDHWAVQLNDTHPSIAVAELMRLLIDDKHLEWDAAWDITSRSLAYTNHTLLPEALEKWGLPLFGSLLPRHLELIYEINNRFLQQVRLKYPANEAILRKVSIIDEDGTKAVRMAHLATVASHHVNGVAALHSDLVKSELFPEFAALWPEKFTNVTNGVTPRRWIALANPQLSALLNEAIGDGWVNDLDQLKGLERFSEDSAFLERWGATKLAVKTHLSNYIHRHNGVLVDPASLFDVQVKRIHEYKRQHLNALQVIAHYLRIKNGTAGDAAPRTVIFGGKAAPGYAMAKLIIRLINGIAETINADPEMEGRLKVIFLADYNVKLGERVYPASDLSEQISTAGKEASGTGNMKFAMNGALTIGTLDGANVEIREQVGAENFFLFGKTAEEIAALGSAGYRPWELIGSMPELTEILRLIEQGHFSHGDSDLFRQLLQNLTGSDPFFVLTDFNDYLRAQGEVDQAWLNRPHWNRMSLLNTARTGFFSSDRSIKDYAKRIWKAESYPVTITSELD, from the coding sequence ATGACCACACCACGCAACCTGCGCCTGCCCACCCCGGGCTGCTTCGCCGACCCTGACCGCAGCGGCCTCGCTGCGGAAGACGTGTTCGACGGCATGACCGAACACCTTTTTTTCACCCTCGGGAAACTGGCAACCACCGCCAGCCGCCATGACCTCTACATGGCCCTCAGCTTCGCGGTGCGCGACCGGCTGATGACCCGCTACCTGGCGGGTATCGAAGCGCTCAGCGCCACTCCCACCCGCGTGGTGGCCTACCTATCGGCCGAATTCCTGATCGGTCCCCAGCTGGGCAACAACCTGCTGATGCTGGGCATCCAAGAGGAGGCGGCAGAGGCCCTGCGCCGTTTTGGCATCGACGACATCAACGACATCCTCGACGTAGAAGAGGAGCCGGGCCTGGGCAATGGGGGCCTCGGGCGGCTGGCGGCCTGCTTCCTCGAATCCCTGGCATCCCTGGAAATCCCTGCCACCGGCTACGGAATTCGCTACGAATTCGGCATCTTCGACCAGCTAATTCGTGACGGCTGGCAGGTTGAAATCACCGACAAATGGCTCAAGGGTGGATGGCCCTGGGAAATCCCCCACCCAGACCAGGCCTGCTTTGTGGGCTTTGGCGGCCGTTCCGAAAGCTACAAAGACGAGCAGGGCGCCTACCGGGTGCGCTGGATCCCTGAAGAACATGCGATTGGCATCCCCCACGATGTGCCCGTCCTGGGTTATCGGGTCAACACCTGCGACCGGCTGCGGCTGTGGCGGGCCGATGCCACCGAATCGTTTGACTTTTACGCCTTCAACAGCGGCGACTACTACGGCGCCGTCGAAGAGAAGGTGGGTTCGGAAACCCTCTCGAAGGTGCTGTATCCCAACGATGGCACCGATGAGGGCCGGCGCCTGCGCCTCAAGCAGCAGCACTTCTTCGTTTCCTGCTCCCTGCAGGACATGATCCGCAACCTCGATGCCCGGGGCATCCCAATCACCGACTTCCCCGACCACTGGGCGGTCCAGCTGAACGACACCCACCCCTCGATTGCGGTGGCCGAGCTGATGCGGCTACTGATCGACGACAAGCACCTCGAGTGGGATGCGGCCTGGGACATCACCAGCCGCTCCCTGGCTTACACCAACCACACCCTGCTGCCGGAAGCCCTGGAGAAGTGGGGCCTGCCCCTGTTTGGCTCCCTGCTGCCGAGGCACCTGGAGCTGATCTATGAGATCAACAACCGCTTCCTCCAACAGGTTCGGCTCAAGTACCCCGCCAATGAGGCGATCCTGCGCAAGGTTTCGATCATTGATGAGGACGGCACCAAGGCCGTGCGCATGGCCCATCTGGCCACGGTGGCCTCGCACCACGTCAACGGCGTGGCCGCCCTGCACAGCGACCTGGTCAAAAGTGAGCTGTTCCCCGAATTTGCGGCCCTCTGGCCGGAGAAATTCACCAATGTGACCAATGGGGTCACCCCCAGGCGCTGGATCGCCCTGGCCAACCCCCAGCTCTCAGCTCTGCTCAATGAGGCCATCGGCGATGGCTGGGTCAACGACCTCGACCAGCTCAAGGGCCTGGAGCGCTTCAGCGAAGACAGTGCCTTCCTGGAGCGTTGGGGCGCCACCAAGCTGGCGGTGAAGACCCATCTCAGCAACTACATCCATCGCCACAACGGAGTTTTGGTGGATCCGGCCTCGCTCTTCGACGTGCAGGTAAAGCGGATCCACGAATACAAGCGCCAGCACCTCAATGCCCTGCAGGTGATTGCCCACTACCTGCGCATCAAGAACGGCACCGCCGGAGATGCCGCCCCCCGCACCGTGATCTTTGGCGGCAAGGCCGCCCCGGGTTACGCCATGGCCAAGCTGATTATTCGCCTGATCAACGGCATCGCCGAAACGATCAATGCCGACCCCGAGATGGAGGGTCGGCTGAAGGTGATCTTCCTGGCGGATTACAACGTCAAGCTGGGGGAAAGGGTCTATCCCGCCTCCGATCTTTCGGAGCAGATCTCCACCGCCGGCAAGGAGGCCTCCGGCACCGGCAACATGAAATTTGCCATGAATGGGGCGCTCACCATCGGCACCCTCGATGGCGCCAACGTGGAAATTCGTGAGCAGGTGGGAGCTGAAAACTTCTTCCTGTTTGGCAAAACCGCAGAGGAAATTGCCGCCCTGGGCAGTGCCGGCTACCGCCCCTGGGAGCTGATTGGCAGCATGCCCGAGCTGACCGAGATCCTGCGGTTGATCGAGCAGGGCCACTTCAGCCATGGCGACAGCGACCTATTCCGGCAGCTGCTGCAAAACCTCACCGGCAGCGATCCCTTCTTTGTGCTGACCGATTTCAACGACTACCTGCGTGCCCAGGGGGAAGTGGACCAGGCCTGGCTCAACCGGCCCCACTGGAACCGGATGTCGCTGTTGAACACCGCCCGCACTGGCTTTTTCTCCTCCGATCGCTCGATCAAGGATTACGCCAAGCGGATTTGGAAGGCCGAGAGCTACCCGGTCACGATCACCTCCGAACTCGACTAG
- a CDS encoding isoprenylcysteine carboxylmethyltransferase family protein, giving the protein MPNKKDGCAPNWRTAWGFTWAGWFDNRHGEWWLLAQLGLITAHLLPPWPAPGAFGYAWPLPLALGGAVLFLVGLTLAAQAFLGLGASLTPLPDPIPGAPLVISGAYGRCRHPLYQAVLLCSLGVAMALGSLLHLGLLLGLAAVLGGKARREERALAAVHPSYLDYRRRTPAIIPHLPWLDWRVL; this is encoded by the coding sequence ATGCCGAACAAAAAGGATGGCTGCGCCCCTAACTGGCGCACTGCCTGGGGCTTCACCTGGGCCGGCTGGTTCGACAACCGCCATGGCGAGTGGTGGCTGCTGGCCCAGTTGGGCCTAATCACGGCGCACCTGCTGCCCCCCTGGCCGGCCCCGGGAGCCTTTGGCTATGCCTGGCCCCTGCCGCTGGCCCTCGGCGGAGCTGTTCTCTTCTTGGTGGGCCTAACCCTGGCGGCCCAGGCATTCTTGGGGCTCGGAGCCAGCCTTACGCCCCTGCCCGATCCGATCCCGGGCGCCCCTCTGGTGATCAGCGGTGCCTATGGCCGCTGCCGCCATCCCCTCTATCAAGCGGTGCTGTTGTGCTCGCTGGGGGTGGCCATGGCCCTGGGCAGCCTTTTGCATCTGGGCTTGTTGCTGGGTCTGGCGGCCGTGCTGGGTGGCAAGGCGCGCCGGGAGGAGCGGGCCCTGGCGGCGGTTCACCCCAGCTATCTGGATTACCGCCGCCGCACGCCGGCCATTATTCCCCACCTTCCCTGGCTCGACTGGCGAGTGCTGTGA
- a CDS encoding alpha/beta fold hydrolase, producing the protein MSNPQPWSYAGHPVYAVTAAPAQPEGPAILLVHGFGASTDHWRHNIPVLAERHEVHAIDLLGFGRSAKPAELSYGGALWRDQLCAYVAEQIGRPTVLVGNSLGGFAALAAGAALAEQSAGVVLLNAAGPFSDEKAPPKGWGAIARQTIGGALLKSPVLQRLLFENLRRPATIRRTLNQVYIDKTNVDDALVEAIRLPSLDPGAFGVFRTVFDIPQGQPLDELFAELRSPLLLLWGIRDPWINAVGRRSVFQRHAPEGTKEVVLEAGHCPHDEVPEQVNAALLDWLAGLPGLPRAVAEPQAGGPGPAVALDRTGA; encoded by the coding sequence GTGTCGAATCCGCAGCCCTGGAGCTACGCCGGCCATCCTGTCTATGCCGTGACGGCGGCACCTGCCCAGCCCGAGGGCCCGGCGATCCTGCTGGTGCATGGCTTTGGCGCCTCCACCGACCATTGGCGCCACAACATCCCAGTGTTGGCCGAGCGCCATGAGGTGCACGCCATCGACCTACTGGGCTTTGGCCGCAGCGCCAAGCCGGCTGAGCTCAGCTACGGCGGAGCGCTCTGGCGCGACCAACTTTGCGCCTATGTGGCTGAACAGATCGGCCGGCCCACGGTGCTGGTGGGCAATTCCCTGGGGGGCTTTGCCGCCCTGGCAGCTGGGGCAGCCCTGGCGGAGCAGTCGGCCGGGGTGGTGCTGCTGAATGCGGCGGGCCCCTTCAGCGACGAGAAGGCACCGCCCAAGGGCTGGGGGGCGATTGCCCGCCAAACAATTGGTGGGGCCCTGCTGAAAAGCCCGGTGCTGCAAAGGCTGCTATTTGAAAACCTGCGCCGCCCCGCCACGATTCGCCGCACCCTCAACCAGGTTTATATCGACAAAACCAACGTCGACGATGCCCTGGTGGAGGCAATTCGCCTGCCATCACTCGATCCGGGCGCCTTTGGCGTGTTCCGCACCGTGTTTGATATTCCCCAGGGCCAGCCCCTCGATGAATTGTTTGCCGAGCTGCGCTCGCCCCTGTTGTTGCTTTGGGGGATCCGTGACCCCTGGATCAATGCGGTGGGCCGGCGTTCGGTATTCCAGCGCCATGCGCCCGAGGGCACCAAGGAGGTGGTGCTGGAGGCGGGCCACTGCCCCCACGATGAGGTGCCAGAGCAGGTCAATGCCGCCCTGCTCGACTGGCTGGCGGGGCTTCCTGGCCTGCCTAGGGCAGTGGCTGAACCCCAGGCAGGCGGCCCCGGGCCAGCTGTTGCTTTGGATCGAACTGGCGCTTGA
- a CDS encoding FAD-binding oxidoreductase — MTPQPRELQELVRTLHQQGTPWLPSGLGSRLDWGPPSPMELVLSCRELNGVIEHSPGDFTVRVRAGTPLLEVQAALAQHRQWLAIDMPWGSGPSDLTKTTGASSGSIGGLVARGLAGGYRQRYLGIRDQLIGISLIRADGVEAKAGGKVVKNVAGYDLMRLLAGSWGSLGLITELNLRTLPIPPGRLGLWIRGDLTPLAELGRWLLNSSLSPERIDWWRPAPGPLGLVVSLASISRQTLNEQLLCLQEKTAAMGLASTPLGAETLAELEADGRGVEGRGEEARGASAGAGWLLRLGLRSSEARALLASPSLEGFSLVLGAGSGLGYAWCDKHSATAMPAYRVEALRRLCTELGGYLNVLKQPPTSRIPAWLDTPARPMVEAIKRQFDPKQQLARGRLPGVQPLP, encoded by the coding sequence ATGACCCCTCAGCCCAGGGAACTACAGGAGCTGGTGCGCACGCTGCATCAGCAGGGCACCCCCTGGCTGCCATCTGGCCTGGGTAGCCGCCTCGACTGGGGACCCCCAAGCCCGATGGAGTTGGTGCTGAGCTGCAGGGAGCTCAATGGGGTGATCGAGCACAGCCCCGGCGATTTCACCGTGCGGGTGCGGGCCGGCACACCACTGCTGGAGGTGCAGGCGGCCCTGGCCCAGCACCGGCAATGGTTGGCCATAGATATGCCCTGGGGCAGCGGGCCAAGTGATCTCACCAAAACAACCGGCGCATCCAGTGGCAGCATCGGCGGCCTGGTGGCCCGGGGTCTGGCGGGGGGCTATCGCCAGCGCTACCTGGGCATCCGCGACCAACTAATCGGCATCAGCCTGATCCGCGCCGATGGGGTCGAGGCCAAGGCCGGCGGCAAGGTGGTCAAAAACGTGGCCGGCTACGACCTGATGCGGCTGCTGGCCGGCAGCTGGGGGTCGCTGGGCCTGATTACCGAACTGAACCTGCGCACCCTGCCGATTCCGCCCGGGCGCCTGGGCCTTTGGATCCGGGGCGACCTAACTCCCCTGGCCGAACTGGGCCGCTGGCTGCTCAACTCCAGCCTGAGCCCGGAGCGAATTGATTGGTGGCGGCCCGCCCCTGGCCCCCTGGGCCTGGTGGTGAGCCTGGCCAGCATTAGCCGCCAAACCCTCAACGAACAACTGCTTTGCCTGCAGGAGAAAACAGCCGCGATGGGTCTGGCGAGCACCCCCCTGGGGGCGGAAACCCTGGCCGAGCTGGAGGCTGATGGGCGTGGGGTTGAAGGGCGCGGAGAAGAGGCGCGAGGGGCTAGTGCCGGGGCCGGTTGGCTGTTGCGGCTGGGGCTGCGATCCAGCGAGGCCCGCGCCCTGCTGGCATCCCCGAGCCTGGAGGGGTTTTCGCTGGTGCTGGGGGCAGGCAGTGGCCTGGGTTATGCCTGGTGCGACAAGCATTCGGCTACGGCCATGCCGGCCTACCGGGTGGAGGCCCTGCGGCGGCTCTGCACGGAGCTGGGGGGTTACCTCAACGTGCTTAAGCAACCGCCCACCAGCAGGATTCCAGCCTGGCTGGATACCCCGGCGCGGCCCATGGTCGAAGCGATCAAGCGCCAGTTCGATCCAAAGCAACAGCTGGCCCGGGGCCGCCTGCCTGGGGTTCAGCCACTGCCCTAG
- a CDS encoding four-carbon acid sugar kinase family protein, which produces MAAPIKIVVIDDDPTGSQTVHSCPLLLRWDAASLRRGLAHPSPLLFLLANTRSLDPGDARQRIREICRALKPELAAGLANGTFERCWIVSRGDSTLRGHFPLEAEVLAEELAAELGPFDASFLAPAFLPGGRTTAGGVHYLHGQPVHSSAFAQDRLFGYGTSFLPDWIREKTGGRAGPVQLLSSQLLEGPKDSLISHLAGLAGNPWVVLDAERPQHLEAFGAAVRELTAPTAAERWGRPRRFLYQAAASLINGLLELPEQPLDARGLAALRRRDLGGNFLPGLVVVGSHVPLADAQLEHLLASGSSSGGSSCGGVEINVAKLARVLAGPAAGELLASLERSWLEKLEAVIANGLTPVLFSSRGEVVCANAFERRKLGMELAALMARLVAALAPGLGYLISKGGITTQVLLADGLGLAAVELQGQLLPGLSLVLSPPEAAVPLLPVLTFPGNLGTAETLSQAWQLLEGAEL; this is translated from the coding sequence ATGGCCGCCCCCATCAAGATTGTCGTCATAGACGACGACCCCACCGGCTCCCAGACGGTGCACAGTTGCCCCCTGCTGCTGCGCTGGGATGCCGCCAGCCTGCGCCGGGGTTTGGCCCATCCTTCGCCCTTGCTGTTTTTGCTGGCCAATACCCGGTCCCTCGATCCAGGCGATGCCCGCCAGAGGATCCGGGAAATTTGCCGCGCCCTGAAGCCGGAGTTGGCGGCTGGATTGGCCAACGGAACCTTTGAACGCTGCTGGATCGTCAGCCGCGGTGATTCGACCCTGCGGGGCCATTTCCCCCTGGAGGCCGAGGTGTTGGCCGAGGAATTAGCAGCCGAACTGGGGCCCTTCGATGCCAGCTTTCTGGCCCCGGCCTTTTTGCCCGGTGGCCGCACCACGGCGGGAGGGGTTCACTATCTGCACGGCCAACCGGTGCACAGCAGCGCCTTCGCCCAGGACCGGCTGTTTGGCTACGGCACCAGCTTCCTGCCGGATTGGATCAGGGAAAAAACCGGCGGACGGGCGGGCCCGGTTCAGTTGCTTAGCAGCCAACTGCTGGAGGGTCCAAAGGACAGCCTGATCAGCCACCTGGCCGGGCTGGCAGGTAACCCCTGGGTGGTGCTGGATGCGGAGCGGCCGCAGCACCTGGAGGCCTTTGGAGCTGCAGTGCGCGAGCTCACGGCTCCAACTGCAGCAGAGCGTTGGGGCCGGCCGCGGCGGTTCCTCTACCAAGCGGCCGCCAGCCTGATCAACGGCCTGCTGGAGCTGCCGGAGCAGCCACTCGATGCCAGGGGTTTGGCGGCCCTGCGCCGCCGGGATTTAGGGGGCAATTTCCTGCCGGGGTTGGTGGTGGTGGGCTCCCATGTGCCCCTGGCCGATGCCCAGCTGGAGCACCTGCTGGCCAGTGGCAGTAGCTCTGGGGGCAGTAGCTGTGGTGGAGTGGAAATCAATGTGGCCAAGCTGGCCCGGGTGCTGGCTGGCCCGGCAGCTGGCGAGCTGTTGGCCTCCCTAGAGCGCAGTTGGCTTGAAAAATTGGAGGCTGTTATTGCAAATGGCCTAACCCCGGTGCTGTTTAGCTCCCGGGGGGAAGTGGTTTGCGCTAATGCCTTCGAGCGCCGCAAATTGGGTATGGAGCTGGCCGCCCTGATGGCCCGCCTGGTGGCGGCCCTGGCGCCTGGGCTTGGCTACCTGATCAGCAAGGGGGGCATCACCACCCAGGTCCTGCTCGCCGATGGGCTGGGCTTGGCCGCGGTGGAATTGCAGGGCCAGCTATTGCCCGGTTTGTCGCTGGTGCTCAGCCCGCCGGAGGCGGCCGTGCCCCTGCTGCCGGTGCTCACCTTCCCCGGCAACCTCGGCACCGCCGAGACCCTCAGCCAGGCCTGGCAATTGCTGGAGGGGGCTGAGCTCTAG
- a CDS encoding (Fe-S)-binding protein, whose amino-acid sequence MPAATPAPISSTDPCVHCGFCLPSCASYQVLGTEMDSPRGRIHALKAIEAGELALDATVAGHFDSCLGCFACVSACPSGVRYDSLLEATRPKLNAPGLRSPAQNLFRQLLFSLLPYPARLRAVLTSWRHYAGSPLQGLVRRSGLLKLAPPQLAALEQLLPALSNESFNDGLALVTPAQGPRRYRVGLVLGCVQRLFEPGVNGAALRVLSANGIEVVIPPNQGCCGAITHHQGEEQQTRGLAKALIASFEAVVGPGKAAGPEPLDAVLVAASGCGHTLKAYDQLVGSSFSAPVHDIQAFLHGVGLSESFVAGLSPLSHGDGRPASAADPLELAYHDACHMLHGQGIRDEPRQLLAQIPHVRLKEASDAGVCCGSAGIYNLVQPDEASELGRLKAADLCATGASLAVSANIGCTLQIRRAMEASPEPIAVEHPIQLLDRSFRGERPESLG is encoded by the coding sequence ATGCCAGCTGCCACCCCAGCACCGATCAGCAGCACCGATCCCTGCGTGCATTGCGGCTTTTGCCTGCCCAGCTGTGCCAGCTACCAGGTGCTGGGCACAGAGATGGATTCGCCCCGGGGCCGGATCCATGCCCTCAAGGCGATCGAAGCCGGGGAATTGGCCCTCGATGCCACCGTTGCCGGCCATTTCGACAGTTGCCTGGGCTGCTTTGCCTGCGTCAGCGCCTGTCCATCCGGGGTGCGCTACGACAGCCTGCTGGAGGCCACCCGCCCCAAGCTCAACGCCCCCGGGCTGCGCAGCCCCGCCCAAAATCTTTTCCGCCAACTGCTCTTTTCCCTGCTGCCCTACCCGGCGCGGCTGCGGGCGGTGCTGACCAGCTGGCGCCACTATGCGGGCTCACCCCTGCAGGGCCTGGTGCGCCGCAGTGGCCTGCTCAAGCTGGCGCCCCCCCAGCTGGCCGCCCTCGAGCAGTTGCTGCCGGCCCTAAGCAACGAGAGCTTCAACGACGGCCTCGCCCTTGTCACCCCGGCCCAGGGCCCACGCCGCTACCGGGTGGGCCTGGTGCTCGGCTGCGTGCAACGGCTGTTTGAGCCGGGGGTGAATGGGGCCGCCCTGAGAGTGTTGAGCGCCAACGGCATTGAGGTGGTGATTCCGCCAAACCAGGGCTGCTGCGGCGCCATTACCCACCACCAGGGCGAAGAGCAGCAAACCCGCGGCCTGGCCAAGGCCCTGATCGCCAGCTTCGAAGCGGTGGTAGGCCCAGGTAAGGCCGCTGGCCCCGAGCCCCTCGATGCGGTTTTGGTGGCGGCCTCCGGCTGCGGCCACACCCTCAAGGCCTACGACCAACTAGTGGGCAGCAGCTTCTCGGCGCCCGTGCACGACATCCAGGCCTTCCTGCATGGCGTGGGCCTCAGCGAATCATTTGTGGCTGGCCTCAGCCCCCTGAGCCATGGCGATGGCCGCCCCGCCAGTGCCGCAGACCCCCTGGAGCTGGCCTATCACGATGCCTGCCACATGCTGCACGGCCAGGGCATCCGCGATGAGCCCCGCCAGCTGTTGGCCCAGATTCCCCACGTGCGGCTGAAGGAGGCCAGCGACGCGGGGGTTTGCTGCGGCAGCGCCGGCATCTACAACCTGGTGCAACCCGATGAGGCCAGCGAACTGGGCCGGCTTAAGGCCGCCGATCTCTGCGCCACCGGTGCCTCCCTGGCGGTAAGCGCCAATATCGGCTGCACCCTCCAAATCCGCCGGGCCATGGAGGCCTCGCCCGAGCCGATTGCGGTAGAGCATCCAATCCAACTGCTCGATCGCAGTTTCCGGGGCGAACGGCCTGAGTCGCTGGGCTAG